A stretch of the Rosa rugosa chromosome 5, drRosRugo1.1, whole genome shotgun sequence genome encodes the following:
- the LOC133708571 gene encoding calcium-dependent protein kinase 24: MGSCVCTPAKAGLLHKKHRDQVIKPIPQCVHDSPQKSSHHRGGFSAPISVLDKTDGENILDKYKLGKELGRGEFGITHRCVDRQTGETFACKVISKSKLKTEIDIEDVRREAEIMRLLPKHPNIVTFKEAYEDKDAVYLVMELCEGGELFDRIVTKGHYTERAAAHVTKTILEVCKVCHEHGVIHRDLKPENFLFADSSENAQLKAIDFGLSVNYEPGQRFYEIVGSPYYMAPEVLRRNYGPEVDVWSAGVILYILLCGVPPFWAETEEGIAQAIIRGNIDFQKDTWKKVSEEAKLLVRSMLDPNPYNRLTVEEVLDHPWIRNANQVPNVPLAENVRLRIKQFTLMNKFKKKVLRVVADNLPDEQIEGIRQIFDMMDTDNNGDLTFEELKDGLLKIGHQVTDPDVQMLIDAADVDGSGTLNCEEFVIVSVHLKKISSDELLAQAFSYFDKNNSNYIEFDELREALLDDKLGPTNEQVIQDIIFDVDLDKDGRIGYEEFKAMMKTGMDWKMASRQYSRAMLNVLSRKLLKDKSIQVN, encoded by the exons ATGGGAAGTTGCGTTTGTACACCTGCCAAAGCAGGTTTACTACACAAAAAACACAGAGATCAGGTGATCAAGCCTATACCCCAATGTGTTCATGACTCGCCTCAAAAGTCGTCGCACCACCGCGGGGGCTTCTCGGCCCCCATCTCGGTGCTGGACAAGACCGATGGAGAAAACATCCTTGACAAGTACAAGTTAGGCAAGGAGTTGGGGCGAGGGGAGTTTGGAATCACCCACCGATGCGTGGACCGGCAGACCGGAGAGACCTTCGCGTGCAAGGTGATATCAAAGAGCAAGTTGAAGACAGAGATTGACATTGAAGACGTGAGGAGGGAGGCCGAGATCATGAGGCTTTTGCCCAAGCACCCCAACATCGTCACCTTCAAGGAGGCTTATGAGGACAAGGATGCAGTTTATCTTGTCATGGAGCTCTGTGAGGGCGGCGAGCTTTTCGATAGGATCGTCACAAAAGGCCACTACACAGAGCGCGCCGCCGCCCACGTTACCAAGACAATTCTCGAGGTTTGCAAG GTATGCCACGAGCATGGAGTGATTCATCGAGACCTGAAACCCGAGAATTTCCTTTTTGCAGATAGTAGTGAAAATGCACAGTTAAAGGCAATTGATTTTGGTCTTTCAGTAAATTATGAACCAG GTCAGAGATTCTACGAAATTGTTGGAAGTCCATATTACATGGCTCCAGAGGTATTAAGACGTAATTATGGGCCTGAAGTTGATGTTTGGAGCGCAGGAGTTATCCTCTATATCCTACTTTGTGGAGTTCCTCCATTTTGGGCAG AAACTGAAGAAGGGATTGCACAGGCTATTATTCGGGGTAACATTGATTTTCAGAAGGATACATGGAAAAAGGTTTCTGAGGAAGCAAAATTACTAGTGAGGAGTATGCTTGACCCAAATCCTTACAACAGACTCACAGTTGAAGAAGTCCTTG ATCATCCCTGGATACGAAATGCAAATCAAGTTCCGAATGTTCCTCTGGCAGAAAATGTCAGATTAAGGATCAAGCAGTTCACATTGATGAATAAATTTAAGAAGAAAGTTCTCAGA GTGGTGGCAGACAACCTGCCAGATGAACAAATAGAAGGAATCAGACAGATATTTGATATGATGGACACCGATAACAATGGAGACTTGACTTTTGAAGAGCTTAAGGATGGTCTTCTCAAGATTGGACACCAAGTCACTGATCCTGATGTGCAAATGTTAATTGATGCC GCGGATGTCGATGGAAGTGGCACACTGAACTGTGAGGAGTTCGTTATTGTGTCTGTTCACTTGAAAAAAATAAGCAGCGACGAACTTCTCGCTCAAGCTTTTAGCTATTTTGACAAGAACAACAGCAACTATATTGAGTTTGATGAGTTAAGAGAAGCATTGCTGGATGATAAACTTGGTCCTACTAATGAGCAGGTTATCCAAGACATCATATTCGATGTGGACTTGGACAAG GATGGGCGAATCGGTTATGAGGAGTTTAAAGCAATGATGAAAACCGGTATGGACTGGAAAATGGCTTCTCGTCAATATTCAAGAGCAATGCTAAATGTACTTAGCCGAAAGTTGTTAAAAGACAAGTCGATCCAAGTGAACTAA